In Nodularia sp. LEGE 06071, one DNA window encodes the following:
- a CDS encoding serine/threonine protein kinase, with translation MLEPETEIDLYIGKFLNNRYLIKDLIGKGGMGRVYLAEDLAKGRMQVAVKILIMSLGNEKISQRFAREIFISAQLGRKSKNIVRVLSYGMTDDKIPFYVMEYLQGKNLKKIIKVQPLTIKKFLYICYQICLGLQYAHQGISFKDKIYPILHRDIKPENIFITQNAKKDEVVRILDFGIAKFLTERSGNTLTDSFIGSLPYCSPEHMEGRKLLDVRSDIYSLGVLMFEMLTGKHPFSTQTNSFGSWYQAHHFQAPLAFEEVNSQVKIPLELQKLVLSCLAKEVSDRPPNIGEIIETFKRVKLALIHSQTVNNSKIQPALSSVQLVPVTTVSEKECFQKTWPKNKPIASIGFPSLLHSNQGVLPTFWAMLPQEEISQLIDQTHSTEFIAKMNIYPMLLWVTVLSNAQIPLTRWLSFFLDMKDERGQKIVEILADTGYYHLLFFAMEEPSDCAHVMTLTLTANQRQQLTDWLVLNEKSTELISPSQAKTLLKTEYKRLKFERLNKISANPPMEKIHLKSWVSDVFCKFLQNFSSK, from the coding sequence ATGCTAGAGCCAGAAACTGAAATAGACCTTTATATTGGCAAATTTTTAAACAATCGCTATTTAATCAAAGATTTGATTGGTAAAGGAGGAATGGGTAGAGTTTACCTAGCAGAAGATTTAGCCAAAGGCCGGATGCAAGTTGCTGTGAAAATTCTGATCATGAGTCTAGGAAATGAGAAAATTTCCCAACGCTTTGCTAGAGAAATTTTTATTAGCGCTCAACTTGGCCGTAAAAGTAAAAATATTGTCCGGGTTTTGAGTTATGGGATGACAGATGATAAAATTCCCTTTTATGTGATGGAATATCTTCAAGGTAAAAATTTGAAGAAAATCATCAAAGTTCAGCCACTAACAATCAAAAAATTTCTCTATATTTGTTATCAAATTTGTTTAGGTTTACAGTACGCTCACCAAGGTATCAGTTTTAAAGACAAAATTTATCCAATTTTACATCGAGACATTAAACCAGAAAATATATTTATTACTCAAAATGCTAAAAAAGACGAAGTTGTGCGGATTCTTGATTTTGGTATTGCCAAGTTTTTAACTGAGCGCAGTGGTAACACACTTACCGATTCTTTTATTGGTAGTTTACCTTACTGTTCTCCAGAACATATGGAAGGACGTAAACTACTGGATGTCCGCTCTGATATTTATAGTTTGGGCGTTTTGATGTTTGAGATGCTCACCGGTAAACATCCATTCTCCACACAAACTAACTCTTTTGGTAGTTGGTATCAGGCTCATCACTTTCAAGCACCACTAGCATTTGAGGAAGTGAACTCACAGGTAAAAATTCCCTTAGAGTTACAAAAATTAGTCTTGAGTTGTTTAGCAAAAGAAGTTAGCGATCGCCCGCCAAATATTGGTGAAATTATAGAAACATTCAAACGAGTTAAATTAGCACTTATTCACAGTCAGACTGTCAACAATAGCAAAATTCAGCCAGCTTTATCTTCTGTACAATTAGTACCTGTAACTACAGTATCAGAAAAAGAGTGTTTCCAGAAAACTTGGCCGAAAAATAAACCAATTGCTTCTATTGGTTTTCCGAGTTTGTTACATAGCAATCAAGGTGTATTACCAACTTTTTGGGCTATGTTACCCCAAGAAGAAATTTCCCAATTGATTGATCAAACTCATAGCACTGAATTTATCGCCAAAATGAATATCTACCCGATGCTATTGTGGGTAACGGTGCTATCTAATGCCCAGATTCCTCTGACACGCTGGCTATCTTTTTTCCTAGACATGAAAGATGAGCGAGGACAAAAAATAGTCGAAATTTTGGCAGATACAGGCTACTATCATCTGCTATTTTTTGCGATGGAAGAACCGAGTGATTGCGCCCATGTCATGACATTAACTTTAACTGCCAACCAGCGTCAACAACTTACCGATTGGCTAGTGCTTAATGAAAAATCCACTGAGTTGATTTCTCCTAGCCAAGCCAAAACTCTGTTGAAAACCGAATACAAAAGATTAAAATTTGAAAGACTAAACAAAATCTCAGCCAATCCTCCAATGGAAAAAATACATTTAAAAAGCTGGGTTTCTGATGTATTTTGTAAATTTTTGCAAAATTTCTCTTCTAAGTAA
- a CDS encoding esterase-like activity of phytase family protein gives MKLIKKFSLFPRIIYISIAIVIISFFFTNSYTNAVEISKIEFIGEATLSQRLTFKDTEIGGLSGITYDAKNDLYYAISDDRNEKAPARFYTLKIDLSKGILENGNVIPVAVTTLLNKDNQPFSVGETDTEGIAITNQDTVFISSEGDVRNLINPFIQEFSLSSGKLLRTLSIPNKFLPDKNGKQGIRNNLAFESLSITPNNQHLFTATENALIQDGPAAKPTLGSPSRILQYNLLTNLPEKEFLYQTEPVAETLNFIGRFASGLPDLLALDNQGHFLSIERSFTGLGFAVFLFQISLEDADQIQNIDSLLAVDSQNIKPVKKKLLLDLRTLDVLLDNIEGLTLGPSLPDGQRSLILISDNNFNSLQRNKILAFKIKIESPIIRFFRRLIPSFQR, from the coding sequence ATGAAACTAATTAAAAAATTTTCACTCTTCCCCCGAATTATTTACATCAGTATTGCCATTGTAATCATCAGCTTCTTCTTTACAAATTCCTATACAAACGCTGTAGAAATTAGTAAAATTGAATTTATTGGAGAAGCCACATTATCTCAAAGATTAACTTTCAAAGATACAGAAATAGGCGGTTTATCTGGAATCACCTACGATGCCAAAAACGACCTTTATTATGCTATTTCTGATGACCGCAACGAAAAAGCTCCGGCTCGATTTTACACCCTAAAAATCGACTTGAGCAAAGGTATACTAGAAAATGGCAATGTTATTCCTGTAGCTGTAACCACGCTCTTAAATAAAGATAATCAACCCTTTTCTGTCGGGGAAACCGATACAGAGGGGATTGCTATAACTAACCAGGATACTGTCTTCATTTCTTCTGAAGGCGATGTCAGAAACTTGATTAATCCTTTTATTCAAGAGTTCTCCCTTTCTTCTGGTAAATTACTCAGAACATTATCCATACCAAATAAGTTTTTACCAGATAAAAACGGTAAGCAGGGTATCCGCAACAACTTAGCCTTTGAAAGCCTCAGCATCACACCCAACAATCAGCATTTATTCACAGCCACAGAAAATGCTCTGATTCAAGATGGGCCAGCCGCTAAACCCACTCTTGGTAGCCCTTCCCGGATTTTGCAATACAATCTGCTCACGAATTTACCAGAAAAGGAATTTTTGTACCAAACTGAACCAGTTGCAGAAACCCTGAATTTCATTGGTAGGTTTGCTAGTGGCTTACCTGACTTATTAGCTTTAGATAATCAAGGACACTTTCTCAGTATAGAACGGTCTTTTACTGGCTTGGGTTTTGCGGTTTTCCTCTTTCAGATTTCCTTAGAAGATGCTGATCAAATTCAGAATATCGACAGCCTTTTAGCGGTTGACTCCCAGAACATTAAACCAGTCAAGAAAAAATTGCTATTAGATTTGAGAACTCTAGATGTATTATTAGACAATATCGAAGGCTTAACCCTCGGTCCTTCGCTACCTGATGGACAGCGCTCATTAATCCTGATTAGTGATAATAATTTTAATTCCCTGCAACGTAACAAAATTCTAGCTTTTAAAATTAAAATAGAATCACCAATCATCCGATTTTTCCGCCGTTTAATTCCCAGCTTTCAGCGCTAA